A single genomic interval of uncultured Desulfobulbus sp. harbors:
- a CDS encoding GNAT family N-acetyltransferase encodes MEYEQNWQDKYSDMIATPVQALSSLKAGQRVFIGTGCGAPQELIGAMTQRARALTNVEIIQLITKGDAPYADKKMSDSFAINAFFISSNIRDVIQEGFGDYTPILLSDVPKLFDSGSLPIDVALIQVTPPDIRGRVSLGISVDIVRSAVENASLVIAEVNPNMPWTHGDTTVEVYDLDILVPVNQPILERVADPPNPISRKIAQTAAALIPNGSTIELGLGRVPGYGRIPQVVMEFLLDRKDIGFHTEMISDTIIPLIESGAVTGAMKSIDRGKITASFCMGTKRLYDYIHDNPLFSFRPTEYINDANVIGKHKRMVAVNMALEIDLTGQVCSDSVGGKFYSGIGGQIDFNRGAAKAEGGRAIITLPSLNKEGNESRIVCTLQPGSGVVINRASVHYVVTEYGVAYLHGKSIQERVMALISIAHPDFREQLFREAVAAKYLRPDLARFGNRFLIPAEESVRASFLLEDGTSVSFRSIKPTDEPHMRDLIYNLSQETIYYRFMSRQQRFTPRQIQEFVYIDHRRDVAVVGTVPEAHGEQIVAVGTYYLNEKTNLAEVAFVVRDGWQNKRLGTNLFKHLIKIAKRNGIAGFTAEVLRENERMQNVFNHSGLKVTSQLEEGVYSYNMEF; translated from the coding sequence ATGGAATACGAACAAAACTGGCAGGATAAATACAGCGACATGATCGCCACCCCGGTTCAGGCCCTGAGCAGCCTCAAGGCCGGACAACGGGTGTTCATCGGCACCGGCTGCGGCGCGCCCCAGGAGCTGATCGGCGCCATGACCCAGCGCGCCCGCGCCTTGACCAACGTCGAGATCATCCAGTTGATCACCAAGGGCGATGCCCCCTATGCCGACAAGAAGATGTCGGACAGCTTTGCGATCAATGCCTTCTTCATCAGCTCCAACATCCGCGACGTGATCCAGGAAGGGTTTGGCGACTACACCCCGATCCTGCTCTCCGACGTGCCCAAGCTCTTTGACTCCGGCAGCCTGCCCATCGATGTCGCCCTGATCCAGGTCACCCCGCCCGATATTCGCGGCAGGGTCAGTCTGGGGATCTCGGTGGATATCGTGCGCAGCGCCGTCGAGAACGCCTCGCTGGTCATTGCCGAGGTCAATCCCAATATGCCCTGGACCCATGGCGACACCACGGTGGAGGTCTATGACCTGGATATCCTGGTGCCGGTGAATCAGCCGATCCTCGAGCGGGTGGCGGATCCGCCCAATCCGATCAGCCGCAAGATCGCCCAGACCGCGGCCGCGCTCATTCCCAACGGTTCGACCATCGAGCTGGGGCTGGGGCGCGTACCCGGTTATGGCCGCATCCCCCAAGTGGTGATGGAGTTTCTCCTCGATCGAAAGGATATCGGCTTCCACACCGAGATGATCTCCGACACCATCATTCCCCTGATCGAGTCGGGCGCGGTCACCGGGGCGATGAAATCCATCGATCGGGGCAAGATCACCGCCAGCTTCTGCATGGGCACCAAGCGGCTCTACGACTATATCCACGACAATCCGCTGTTCAGCTTCCGGCCGACAGAGTACATCAACGACGCCAATGTCATCGGCAAGCACAAGCGGATGGTGGCGGTGAACATGGCCCTGGAGATCGATCTCACCGGGCAGGTCTGTTCCGATTCCGTGGGGGGGAAATTCTATTCCGGCATCGGCGGCCAGATCGACTTCAACCGGGGCGCGGCCAAGGCTGAGGGCGGCCGGGCGATCATCACCCTGCCATCGCTCAACAAGGAGGGCAACGAGTCGCGCATTGTCTGCACCTTGCAGCCCGGTTCCGGGGTGGTCATCAACCGCGCCAGCGTCCACTATGTGGTCACCGAGTACGGCGTGGCCTATCTCCACGGCAAGTCGATCCAGGAGCGGGTCATGGCGCTGATCTCCATTGCCCATCCGGATTTTCGTGAGCAGCTCTTCCGCGAGGCGGTTGCGGCCAAGTATCTTCGCCCGGATCTGGCCCGTTTCGGCAACCGCTTTCTCATTCCTGCCGAAGAGTCGGTCCGGGCCTCGTTCCTGCTCGAGGACGGCACCAGCGTCTCCTTTCGCTCGATCAAACCCACCGACGAGCCGCATATGCGGGATCTGATCTACAACCTCAGCCAGGAGACCATCTACTACCGGTTCATGAGCCGCCAGCAGCGGTTCACCCCACGGCAGATTCAGGAATTCGTCTATATCGACCATCGTCGCGATGTGGCGGTGGTGGGCACTGTGCCCGAGGCCCACGGCGAGCAGATTGTCGCGGTTGGCACCTACTACCTCAACGAGAAGACCAATCTGGCCGAGGTGGCCTTTGTCGTCCGTGACGGCTGGCAGAACAAACGCTTGGGCACCAATCTGTTTAAACATCTGATCAAGATTGCCAAACGAAACGGCATTGCCGGATTCACCGCCGAGGTTCTGCGCGAAAACGAGCGGATGCAGAATGTTTTCAACCACTCCGGACTCAAGGTCACCAGTCAGCTGGAAGAGGGGGTGTACAGCTACAACATGGAATTTTAA
- a CDS encoding acetate--CoA ligase alpha subunit — translation MLDKLFSPASIAVIGASKTVGKVGYDTVSNLVKSGFSGPIIPVNSAGGELFGLKVYPQIADYPDPVDLVVIAVPAEMVPAAAREAVKKKAGAIVVVASGFKETGKVGRSLEDELTEICRRGNVRLLGPNCLGIINTAIKLNASFSKRIPQPGSLAIFSQSGALCTAMMDIADERELGVSKSISIGNKADITEVDVLAALARDDETKVIVGYLEDISDGDKFVKAAEEASSKKPVVILKAGTTVAGSKAASNHTGVLAGKDTAYGAAFKRAGICRADSFEALFDYATALALQPMPKGDRVLIITNSGGSGTMAADAVEKSGMNVVNLSESLAAKLRQALPPAAFIDNPIDISADAEPRHYSTAIDVAIEDGSIDAILVVLAPQYMTQPAATVRAIVTRLDESMPVLASFLGGSDIMPSRKELAAAGLPFYDSPERAVGALKAMYEYGVWKRRPARQVVRFPVNRRRVERIITRRQRTGRLRLDEVKSKDVLKAYGFHIMEGRLTASPEEAVEYARFIGFPVAMKIVSPSIVHKSDLGGVRLNIGSSHEVADAFDLMMLRINKHAPNALVEGIYVEKMAESGLEVIIGMTRDPQFGPMLMFGLGGIFVEVMKDVTFHLAPITEEEAVQMLKATRSYQLLEGKRGLKEVDINAIAVALQRISQLTTDFPQIQELDINPLIVGETGNEPVVADARMTFAKPLAQQ, via the coding sequence ATGCTGGATAAACTCTTTTCCCCGGCATCGATTGCGGTTATCGGCGCGTCCAAGACCGTGGGTAAGGTCGGTTACGATACGGTGAGCAATCTGGTCAAGAGCGGCTTTTCCGGGCCGATCATTCCGGTCAACTCCGCCGGCGGCGAGCTCTTTGGCCTGAAGGTCTATCCGCAGATTGCCGATTACCCCGATCCGGTGGACCTGGTGGTCATCGCCGTTCCCGCGGAAATGGTCCCCGCAGCCGCGCGCGAGGCGGTGAAAAAGAAGGCCGGCGCCATCGTCGTTGTCGCCTCCGGGTTCAAGGAGACCGGCAAGGTGGGGCGCTCGTTGGAGGACGAACTGACCGAGATCTGCCGAAGAGGCAACGTCCGCCTGCTTGGCCCCAACTGTTTGGGGATCATCAATACCGCGATCAAGCTGAATGCCTCCTTCTCCAAGCGCATTCCCCAACCCGGCAGCCTGGCCATCTTTTCCCAGTCCGGCGCCCTGTGCACTGCGATGATGGATATCGCCGACGAGCGTGAGCTGGGGGTATCGAAATCGATCTCCATCGGCAACAAGGCCGATATCACCGAGGTCGATGTCCTGGCCGCCCTGGCCCGCGATGACGAAACCAAGGTCATTGTCGGTTACCTCGAGGATATCAGCGATGGCGACAAGTTCGTCAAGGCCGCGGAAGAGGCGAGCAGCAAAAAGCCGGTGGTCATCCTCAAGGCCGGCACCACGGTGGCCGGTTCCAAGGCCGCCTCCAACCATACCGGGGTACTTGCCGGCAAGGATACGGCCTACGGTGCCGCCTTCAAGCGCGCCGGCATCTGCCGGGCCGACTCCTTTGAGGCCCTCTTTGATTACGCCACCGCCCTGGCCCTGCAGCCCATGCCCAAGGGCGACCGGGTGCTGATCATCACCAACTCCGGCGGTTCCGGGACCATGGCCGCGGATGCGGTGGAGAAATCGGGGATGAACGTGGTGAATCTGAGCGAGTCCCTGGCCGCCAAACTGCGCCAGGCCCTGCCGCCGGCCGCCTTTATCGACAACCCGATCGACATCTCCGCCGACGCCGAGCCCCGCCACTACTCGACAGCCATCGATGTTGCCATTGAAGACGGTTCCATCGACGCCATCCTGGTGGTGCTTGCGCCGCAATACATGACTCAGCCTGCGGCCACGGTGCGGGCCATCGTCACCCGGCTTGATGAATCCATGCCGGTGCTGGCCTCCTTCCTTGGCGGCTCCGACATCATGCCTTCGCGCAAGGAACTGGCCGCGGCCGGCCTGCCCTTTTACGATTCCCCGGAGCGGGCGGTGGGCGCGCTCAAGGCCATGTACGAATACGGGGTGTGGAAACGGCGTCCTGCGCGGCAGGTGGTGCGATTTCCGGTCAACCGTCGTCGGGTGGAACGGATCATCACCCGCCGCCAGCGTACCGGTCGTTTGCGTTTGGATGAGGTCAAATCCAAGGATGTCCTCAAGGCCTACGGTTTTCACATCATGGAGGGCCGCCTCACCGCCAGCCCGGAAGAGGCGGTGGAGTATGCCCGCTTCATCGGATTCCCTGTGGCGATGAAGATCGTTTCCCCCAGTATCGTCCACAAGTCGGATCTTGGCGGGGTACGGCTCAATATCGGCTCCAGCCATGAGGTTGCCGATGCCTTTGACCTGATGATGCTCAGGATCAACAAGCATGCGCCCAATGCCCTGGTGGAAGGTATCTACGTGGAGAAAATGGCGGAGAGCGGCCTGGAGGTCATCATCGGTATGACCCGCGATCCTCAGTTCGGACCGATGCTGATGTTTGGTCTGGGCGGTATCTTCGTTGAGGTGATGAAGGATGTCACCTTCCACCTTGCGCCGATCACCGAGGAGGAGGCGGTGCAGATGTTGAAGGCCACCCGTTCCTATCAGCTGCTCGAAGGTAAACGGGGGCTGAAGGAGGTGGATATCAATGCCATTGCCGTTGCCCTGCAGCGCATCTCCCAGCTGACCACCGATTTTCCCCAGATTCAGGAGCTGGACATCAACCCGCTGATTGTGGGCGAGACCGGCAACGAGCCGGTGGTAGCCGATGCCCGCATGACCTTTGCCAAACCGCTGGCCCAACAGTAG
- a CDS encoding CBS domain-containing protein: protein MFIYDHMTPSPITVTPEQTVAEAIDRLQQYNIRHLPVVDGQGTLLGILSDRDLRSARPSTVARSKERGSVEEQVNNTPVSVLMTRDILYLRPHTTLDDALMLFQSRKIGALPVVDEDEKLVGVFTTADLMNAYRDLFGLGAKGSVLVSIEDNGDPQALSKLVKVMEEKQTQFTRLVRAEGNEKRKAMIYLRINTYNVRAIYKAIEAEGFTIHVPETSI, encoded by the coding sequence ATGTTCATCTACGATCATATGACGCCGTCACCGATTACGGTCACGCCGGAGCAGACTGTGGCCGAGGCTATTGATAGACTGCAGCAATACAACATCCGTCACCTGCCGGTGGTCGACGGCCAGGGGACTTTACTCGGCATCCTCTCCGATCGCGATCTCCGCTCGGCCAGGCCATCAACCGTGGCCCGCAGCAAGGAACGGGGTTCGGTGGAGGAGCAGGTCAACAACACCCCCGTCTCGGTGCTGATGACCCGGGATATTCTCTATCTCAGGCCGCACACCACCTTGGATGACGCGCTGATGCTCTTCCAGTCGCGCAAGATCGGTGCTCTGCCGGTGGTGGATGAGGACGAGAAACTGGTGGGGGTCTTTACCACCGCCGATTTGATGAATGCCTATCGCGATCTCTTCGGACTCGGCGCCAAGGGTTCGGTGCTCGTCTCGATTGAGGACAACGGCGATCCCCAGGCGCTGAGCAAGTTGGTGAAGGTCATGGAGGAGAAGCAGACCCAGTTCACCCGTCTGGTGCGGGCCGAGGGCAACGAAAAGCGCAAGGCCATGATATACCTGAGAATCAATACCTACAATGTGCGGGCGATCTACAAGGCGATTGAAGCCGAAGGTTTCACCATTCACGTCCCCGAGACATCGATATAA
- a CDS encoding histone deacetylase: protein MEQDTPLIIVTDPAFDRHDTGGGDHPEVPERMQVITDQLRQSHFADRIRYLPTRPATRAQLLTFHTEGWLFRFEESVLSGRTYIDHPDNQVCYESYDIATLSAGCGLVGVDAVEQNPGTVVFCQTRPPGHHSEPNQPYGFCFFNNCVIAARYWQQEYNRRRVCVFDFDAHHGNGIQTAFEEEAETSYVSIHEHPSFSYPGTGWAEDKGIGAGKGTILNLPLPPGAGADQVLRQLPKIRSFLDEMQPDALIIGAGFDAHRLDDMSGLAFTVDLYRQLGVFIRELARDYTEGRLLSILEGGYYLEKLGVCVEAYLSGLLEDHMILLSD from the coding sequence ATGGAACAAGATACGCCGCTCATCATCGTCACTGATCCCGCTTTCGACCGCCACGACACCGGCGGCGGAGACCATCCCGAGGTCCCTGAACGGATGCAGGTCATCACCGACCAACTCAGGCAGAGCCATTTTGCCGATCGAATCCGCTATCTGCCCACCCGTCCCGCCACCCGGGCGCAACTGCTCACCTTTCATACCGAAGGCTGGCTGTTTCGTTTTGAGGAGTCGGTTCTTTCCGGGCGCACCTATATCGATCATCCCGACAACCAGGTCTGTTACGAATCCTACGATATTGCCACCCTTTCCGCAGGATGCGGCCTGGTCGGTGTCGACGCGGTTGAACAGAATCCAGGAACCGTGGTCTTCTGTCAGACCCGGCCCCCGGGCCATCACTCCGAGCCCAACCAGCCCTATGGATTCTGTTTTTTCAACAACTGCGTGATCGCCGCCCGCTACTGGCAGCAGGAATACAACCGTCGCCGGGTCTGCGTGTTCGATTTCGATGCCCACCACGGCAACGGCATTCAGACCGCCTTCGAGGAAGAGGCGGAAACTTCCTATGTCTCCATCCACGAACATCCCTCGTTCAGCTATCCGGGCACCGGCTGGGCCGAAGACAAAGGAATCGGCGCAGGCAAGGGGACGATTCTCAACCTGCCGCTGCCCCCGGGTGCGGGGGCTGATCAGGTGTTGCGCCAGTTGCCGAAAATCCGCAGTTTTCTCGATGAAATGCAACCCGATGCGCTGATCATCGGCGCCGGATTCGATGCCCATCGCCTGGACGACATGTCCGGGCTTGCGTTTACGGTCGATCTCTACCGGCAGTTGGGCGTATTTATCCGTGAGTTGGCCCGCGACTACACGGAAGGTCGTTTGCTCTCGATTCTCGAGGGCGGGTATTACTTGGAAAAACTTGGTGTGTGCGTTGAGGCCTATTTGTCCGGCCTGCTCGAGGACCATATGATATTGCTCAGCGATTAA
- the pta gene encoding phosphate acetyltransferase: MSCNLYITAAEERSGKSAVVLGVMQLLLKAISRIAFFRPIINDHVFGRVDHDLNLVLKHFNLELPYEDTHAYTLSEARGLITSGQEGLLYENILHKYQKLKSQYDFVLCEGTDFRGKDPGFEFDLNASIAANLGAPVLLITSGRDKSTEEICSHTAITIDTLEEQGVDIAACIVNRAPETFLRDTAGIPKCRQQFDRAFPLYVIPENRGLGSPSVDDVKRWLGAEVLYGKSHLLNLVDSYLVAAMQISNFLEYIREGSLIITPGDRSDIVIASLASRISQAYPNIAGILITGGLELKASVQRLIQGWTGIPAPVLFIEAHTFDTVQSVNELYGRIEPTDAKRIATALGWFGRYVNLSELTNRLVANRSTKITPRMFEFSLMEKAAAHRQHIVLPEGMGERILVAADIILRRGIADLTLLGKEEEIRTKASKLNLNIEGATIIEPSSSDLYEEFVRTYFEIRKNRGIVMDVARDRMSDPTYFGTMMVHKGLADGMVSGSVTTTAQTIRPAFEFVKTKPGVSVVSSIFIMCLQSKVLAFGDCAVVPNPNARQLAEIALSSAETARIYGIEPRVALLSYSTGISGAGEDVEKVVQATAIARELMAERGLDYPLEGPLQYDAAFDPKVAALKAPGSAVAGQATVFIFPDLNTGNNTYKAVQRATNGAAMGPVLQGLNKPVNDLSRGCTVADIVDTVALTAIQAQVGKQA; encoded by the coding sequence ATGTCCTGCAATCTCTATATCACTGCCGCCGAGGAACGAAGCGGCAAGTCGGCGGTTGTCCTCGGAGTCATGCAGCTGTTACTCAAGGCGATCAGCCGCATTGCCTTTTTTCGTCCGATCATCAACGACCATGTCTTTGGCCGGGTCGATCACGATCTCAACCTGGTGCTCAAGCATTTCAACCTCGAGCTGCCCTACGAAGACACCCATGCCTATACGCTCAGCGAGGCTCGAGGACTGATCACCTCCGGCCAGGAAGGGCTGCTCTATGAAAACATCCTCCATAAGTACCAGAAGCTGAAATCCCAGTACGATTTCGTCCTCTGCGAGGGCACCGACTTTCGCGGCAAGGATCCAGGATTCGAGTTCGACCTCAATGCCAGTATTGCCGCCAACCTCGGCGCGCCGGTCCTGCTCATCACCTCGGGCCGGGACAAATCGACCGAGGAGATCTGCAGCCACACCGCGATCACCATCGACACCCTGGAAGAGCAGGGGGTGGATATTGCCGCCTGCATCGTCAACCGGGCCCCGGAGACCTTTCTCCGCGACACCGCAGGTATTCCCAAATGCCGGCAACAGTTCGACCGAGCCTTTCCCCTCTACGTCATTCCCGAGAACAGGGGGCTGGGCAGCCCGAGCGTGGATGACGTCAAACGCTGGCTGGGGGCCGAGGTCCTCTACGGCAAGTCCCACCTGCTCAATCTGGTGGACAGTTATCTGGTGGCGGCGATGCAGATCAGCAACTTTCTCGAATACATTCGTGAAGGCAGCCTGATCATCACGCCCGGCGACCGCTCGGATATCGTCATCGCCAGCCTGGCCAGCCGTATCTCCCAGGCCTACCCCAACATCGCCGGCATCCTCATCACCGGCGGCCTGGAGCTCAAGGCCAGCGTGCAGCGGCTCATCCAGGGCTGGACCGGCATTCCCGCGCCGGTGCTGTTCATCGAGGCCCACACCTTCGACACCGTGCAGAGCGTCAACGAACTCTATGGCCGCATCGAACCCACCGACGCCAAGCGTATCGCCACCGCCCTGGGTTGGTTCGGCAGATATGTCAATTTGAGCGAGCTGACCAATCGTCTGGTGGCGAACCGATCGACCAAAATCACCCCGAGGATGTTCGAATTCTCGCTGATGGAGAAGGCTGCTGCCCACCGGCAGCACATCGTCCTTCCCGAGGGCATGGGTGAGCGCATTCTCGTAGCCGCCGACATTATCCTCAGGCGCGGAATTGCCGATCTTACCCTGCTTGGCAAGGAAGAAGAGATTCGCACCAAGGCTTCCAAACTCAACCTCAACATCGAAGGGGCAACGATCATCGAACCGAGCAGTTCCGATCTGTATGAGGAATTTGTTCGGACCTACTTCGAGATTCGCAAGAATCGCGGCATTGTCATGGACGTGGCCCGTGACCGCATGTCCGATCCGACCTACTTCGGCACCATGATGGTCCACAAGGGGTTGGCCGACGGCATGGTTTCCGGTTCGGTCACCACCACCGCCCAGACCATTCGCCCGGCCTTTGAGTTCGTCAAAACCAAGCCCGGAGTGTCGGTGGTTTCCTCGATCTTCATCATGTGTCTCCAGTCCAAGGTGCTCGCCTTTGGCGACTGCGCGGTGGTGCCCAACCCCAACGCCCGCCAGCTGGCGGAGATCGCGCTCAGTTCGGCGGAAACGGCGAGGATTTACGGTATCGAGCCCCGGGTGGCCCTGCTCAGCTACTCGACCGGCATTTCCGGTGCGGGCGAGGACGTGGAGAAGGTGGTTCAGGCCACGGCCATCGCCCGGGAGCTGATGGCCGAACGCGGCCTCGACTATCCGCTCGAGGGGCCCCTGCAGTACGACGCCGCCTTCGATCCCAAGGTGGCTGCGCTCAAGGCACCCGGATCGGCGGTGGCCGGACAGGCGACGGTCTTCATCTTCCCCGATCTCAATACCGGCAACAACACCTACAAGGCAGTGCAGCGGGCCACCAACGGTGCAGCCATGGGGCCGGTCCTCCAGGGATTGAACAAACCGGTCAACGATCTCTCCCGGGGATGCACGGTGGCCGATATCGTCGATACCGTGGCCCTGACCGCCATTCAGGCCCAGGTGGGCAAACAGGCGTGA
- a CDS encoding electron transfer flavoprotein subunit alpha/FixB family protein translates to MAEIYTYIAHIGGVVDDTALELITAAQAIDSDCMPTAIVLGSPSEAAAIAQEMAQSYAQVIMVGNEALSYPNAEVCRKVLCQLLPPKSLLLVPHTTFGMDLSPGLSIKIDASFASDVVGFEGREGENLKVVRQEYGGAVSTRSLCDLTDGAVLNIRSGSFKAEEAKTQAGAVVDKSADIQDYSSKRTFIGVVEAEVGEVDITKSETLISIGRGIGEEENLDMVHRLAESMGADVACSRPIVDTKWLEKSRQVGTSGQTVKPKVYLALGISGSFQHMGGIKGNPFIIAVNKNPTAPIFQRADIGVVADILEFIPALTEKVTQAR, encoded by the coding sequence ATGGCTGAGATTTATACCTATATTGCCCATATCGGCGGCGTGGTCGACGATACCGCCCTGGAGCTGATCACCGCTGCCCAGGCGATCGATAGCGATTGCATGCCCACCGCCATCGTCCTGGGTTCTCCTAGCGAAGCCGCCGCCATCGCCCAGGAAATGGCCCAATCCTATGCCCAGGTGATCATGGTCGGCAACGAGGCGCTGAGTTACCCCAACGCCGAGGTCTGCCGCAAGGTCCTCTGCCAACTGCTGCCGCCCAAGTCCCTGTTGCTGGTACCCCACACCACCTTCGGCATGGATCTCTCCCCCGGGCTCTCGATCAAGATCGATGCATCCTTTGCCTCGGACGTGGTCGGCTTCGAGGGAAGGGAAGGGGAGAACCTCAAGGTCGTGCGCCAGGAATACGGCGGCGCGGTCTCCACCCGTTCACTCTGCGATCTCACCGATGGCGCAGTGCTCAACATCCGTTCCGGATCCTTCAAGGCCGAGGAGGCGAAAACCCAGGCCGGAGCCGTGGTCGATAAGTCGGCCGACATTCAGGATTACAGCAGCAAGCGGACCTTCATCGGGGTGGTCGAGGCCGAGGTGGGCGAGGTCGACATCACCAAGTCGGAAACCCTTATTTCCATCGGCCGTGGCATCGGCGAGGAGGAAAACCTGGACATGGTCCATCGCCTGGCTGAAAGCATGGGCGCGGATGTGGCCTGCTCCCGTCCGATCGTCGATACCAAGTGGCTGGAAAAATCGCGCCAGGTCGGCACCTCCGGCCAGACCGTTAAACCCAAGGTCTACCTGGCCCTGGGGATCAGCGGCTCCTTTCAGCACATGGGCGGGATCAAGGGCAATCCCTTTATCATCGCGGTCAACAAGAACCCGACCGCGCCCATCTTCCAGCGGGCCGATATCGGCGTGGTGGCCGATATCCTCGAATTTATCCCCGCGTTGACCGAAAAGGTCACTCAGGCACGATAG
- a CDS encoding electron transfer flavoprotein subunit beta/FixA family protein produces the protein MDILVCVKRVPDPSENDIRLNRHGNDIEKDDLVYSVNEWDNYAVEEAIQIVDKVGGSVTVASVGSEEEEEILRRQMAMGANKGVLLSDAMTQQADGRKIARFLSSYVTQNTFDLILCGAQSDEGASQVGGMMAALLDRPYASLVNMIEVLGENKLKIGREIEGGNQEINEIEMPCVLSIQTGINEPRYVSIRGIRKVASLEIPTFTAADTGCPDCSLKLQKLEYFQPELGAGAEMLAGSTDELAEKVVELLKAKGGIH, from the coding sequence ATGGATATTCTGGTCTGTGTCAAACGGGTGCCTGATCCCTCTGAAAACGACATTCGCCTGAATCGGCACGGCAATGACATCGAGAAGGACGACCTGGTCTACTCGGTCAACGAGTGGGACAACTATGCGGTGGAAGAGGCCATCCAGATCGTGGACAAGGTCGGCGGCTCGGTGACGGTGGCCAGCGTCGGCTCCGAGGAGGAGGAAGAGATCCTTCGCAGGCAGATGGCCATGGGCGCCAACAAGGGCGTGCTGCTCTCCGATGCCATGACCCAGCAGGCCGACGGTCGCAAGATCGCCCGCTTTCTCAGTTCCTACGTCACCCAGAACACATTTGATTTGATCCTCTGCGGCGCGCAGTCGGACGAGGGCGCAAGTCAGGTCGGCGGCATGATGGCGGCCCTGCTCGATCGCCCCTATGCCTCCCTGGTTAACATGATCGAGGTGCTGGGCGAAAACAAGCTGAAGATCGGCCGCGAGATCGAAGGCGGCAACCAGGAGATCAACGAGATCGAGATGCCCTGCGTGCTCTCGATCCAGACCGGCATCAACGAGCCCCGCTATGTCAGCATTCGCGGCATCCGCAAGGTCGCCTCGCTGGAGATCCCGACTTTTACCGCGGCGGATACCGGCTGTCCCGATTGCAGCCTCAAGCTGCAAAAACTGGAATACTTCCAGCCGGAGCTGGGCGCAGGTGCCGAGATGCTTGCCGGCAGTACCGATGAGTTGGCCGAAAAGGTGGTCGAGTTGCTCAAAGCAAAAGGAGGAATACACTAA